In the Acomys russatus chromosome 11, mAcoRus1.1, whole genome shotgun sequence genome, one interval contains:
- the Trim15 gene encoding tripartite motif-containing protein 15 codes for MTYFKVTQFQGKEIGVNRGRRLYGRAGEGTVMPSSRSLRGRHQVACPACTRPLKDAVTIACGHTVCLPCLPRPAMGAQLLCPLCQGKEEEQSQAAVAPVPLGHLGETYCEEHGEKIYFFCKTDASLLCVFCREGPAHQAHSVGFLDEAIQPYRDKLRSRLEALRMERDRMEDKKCQEDQKLKEVLMQVESRKQQVETAFEKLKQELGQQRCLLLSRLGELEEQIWKEREEYLGKVSQEVDRLGAQVEELEEKCQRPASELLQDVRLNQNRYEMKTSVSPEAISSRLIREIRHLHRKTVHLPTMLRTFSGDSRSQ; via the exons ATGACGTACTTTAAAGTGACTCAGTTTCAGGGCAAGGAAATTGGAGTGAACAGAGGCAGAAGGCTGTATGGGCGGGCAGGGGAAGGCACGGTGATGCCTTCAAGCCGGTCCCTGCGGGGACGCCACCAAGTAGCCTGCCCTGCCTGCACCCGGCCCCTGAAGGATGCTGTGACCATAGCCTGTGGACACACtgtctgcctgccctgcctcccacgCCCCGCAATGGGGGCCCAGCTGCTGTGCCCGCTCTGTCAGGGCAAAGAAGAGGAGCAAAGCCAGGCCGCTGTGGCTCCAGTGCCCCTGGGTCACCTAGGCGAGACCTACTGTGAGGAGCATGGGGAGAAGATCTATTTCTTCTGCAAGACTGACGCGTCGCTGCTCTGCGTGTTCTGCAGGGAGGGCCCCGCCCACCAGGCACACAGTGTGGGCTTCCTGGACGAAGCCATCCAACCCTATAGG GATAAGCTCAGGAGTCGGTTAGAAGCTCTGAGAATGGAGAGGGACAGGATGGAAGATAAGAAATGTCAAGAGGACCAGAAACTCAAAGAAGTTCTG ATGCAGGTTGAAAGCAGGAAGCAACAGGTGGAAACTGCCTTTGAAAAGCTGAAGCAAGAACTTGGGCAGCAGAGGTGCCTCCTGCTGAGCAGGCTGGGGGAGCTAGAAGAGCAGAtctggaaggagagggaggagtacCTCGGGAAGGTCTCCCAGGAGGTCGACCGGCTGGGCGCCCaggtggaggagctggaggagaagTGTCAGCGGCCAGCAAGTGAGCTTCTGCAA GATGTCAGACTCAACCAGAACAG GTATGAGATGAAGACTTCTGTGAGCCCAGAGGCCATTTCGTCCCGTCTCATCAGGGAGATCCGACACCTTCACAGGAAAACGGTTCACCTCCCCACGATGCTGAGGACGTTTTCAG GAGACAGTAGGTCTCAGTGA